The Leptotrichia hongkongensis DNA segment TAAAAAGAAAATACAACTTACTAATCGGAGACAGAACTGCTGAAAAAATAAAAAAAGAAATGGCTACGGCATTAAAAGTTCAGTCGCCTGAAGTTATGGAAATAAAAGGTAGAGATTTGGAATCTGGTATTCCTAACACTGTAGAAATCAACGCAAACGAAATTTACGAAGCTATCGAAGATTCTTTATTCCAAATTGTAAACTCTACAAAAGAAGTTCTTGAAAAATGTCCTCCTGAATTGGCAGCAGACATTTTAGATAATGGAATTGTAATGACTGGTGGAGGTTCATTAATCAAAAACTTTATTGATATGATGGAAAAAGAAGTTGGAATCAAAGTATTCTTATCTCCAAATCCACTAGATTCAGTAGTTTTAGGTGGAGGAGCCGCATTTGACAACAAAAAATTATTAAGAACTCTTCAAATGAGAGAAAATTAATATTTGCTGTTAACAAAAAAAGAGAAAAAGAGAAAAAATGAAATTACAGGAAATAACTGAAAAATTTAAAAATGAAATAAATCAAGATAAAATAAGCGCAAGTTACCTCTTTTATGGTGATAAGAGAGTTGACTTGCTTTCTTATGCACTAATGTTCTCAAAAATGATTATGACAAAGAATGTGCAGAATGAGGCTGAAAAAGAAAAAATTGAACGGATTATTGATAACTTCCAGCATCCTGACATTGAAATAATAAATAAAAATAATGAAAACATAAAAATTGACGAAGTACGTGAAATCATCTATTCATCAATAGAATCTTCTTTTAATTCGCCAAAAAAAATATTTATTCTGTGCGGAATCGAAAATTTACGAAAAGAATCTTCAAACGCACTTTTAAAAATCTTGGAAGAGCCGCCACAAAACGTATATTTCATACTTCTATCAAGAACATTAAACATCATTTCCACAATCAAATCCCGTACAATCAAATTTCATCTATCTGGAATGAATAACGATGAACTGGGAGTAAGCAAGGAAATCTACTATTTCTTTGATGGAAATGAAAACGATATTTTAGAATTTAAAAAACAAAATCTCTCACTTGATAATATTCAGTTTCAAATTAACACTGTGGAAGATATTTTACAAATTATTTTTGAAATGAAAAATTACACAACTGGAGAACTGGTTATAAAAAATAATCTAGATCTGACTATAAAATATAATAAAAGTATCGAATTGTTATCACAGCGAATACGTTTCTGGGATATTGAAAACGTATATTTTTTTATAAATGAAATCGAAAATGAACTAAAAAAGGAAAAGGAATTTCTGATAAATTTCCTTTCAAAAATTATTATAAATGTAAAACATTCTCTAGATGCAGACGAATTGAAAAAATTGATAAATTTGAAAAACAGTATTAGAAGCAATGTAAATGTGAAAAGTGTGATTTTTAACTTTTTTGATATTTTACAAAATTTTTAGAACTTATTGAATAAAATTAATAATAATACTAAATCCCCATTTAAAAATAGGAATATATTTTTATAATGGGGATATTTAATAACTAATTTATAATCATTCAATTAAATTATTTTTTAGATATTTTGATTAATAAATATTTTCTTATATTATTATATTTTTTCTTTTACTATCGGAACCCAAAGTTCCATTTCATAGTCAGGACTATACATATTCCCTTCACCATAAACTTCAAAATCAGGTGTCTCAGCATGTCTGTAACCTTGTTCCGGGAAAAATGTCCCTGTCACATATTTCCATCCTTCATGAATGCAATTTGGAACAATTCCCTTCAATTTTACTACAGCATATTCAGCTTCTGGAACTTCAAGTATATTAAGTCCCAAATCGTTTGCTTCGGTAACATTTTGAATATCGTATCCAGCCATATAATTTACAGTAAACTTGCTTTCACAATTTTCATTTTTCTCAATTTCATAGCAAGCTCCATAACTTTGTCCATTTCCTAAATTTTCTAATTTTTCTGGAGATACTTTTTTAAAAAGTTTATCCCAAACATTAGGAAAATTACCGCCTTCTTCAATTCTTTCTGCTAAGCCTGCTATTTTAAAAGCCGATTTTTTCATAACTTTGATGTCCATATTTTTTCCTCCTTCAATACTTAAAGATAATCTTATAGGAGAAAAAATTTGAAATGCACTTCCTTTTCTGACTTCCTTTGGCGTGTGCCCATGAAATTTTTTGAATGCCAAGGAAAATGAATCTTGAGATTCATAGCCGTATTTAAAGGCTATTTCTATTATCTTTTCATCGCTTTCACGTAAATCTATCGCAGCACAGCTCAACTTTCTAAAGCGAACATACTCACTTAACGGATAATCCACCATAATTGAAAACATTCTGCTAAACAGCGGATACGAATACCCAGAAAGCAATGCAATCTTTCTCTCGTCAATTCTGTCAGTCAAGGTTTCTTCGATATATTTCATCGTTTCATTAAATGCCTTAATCATATATTTTCCCTCCTTACACTAAAAGTATATATGATTTTTCGACTTTTTTCCCAATAATTCCTGTACAAATTTTATAGTTTTAAAATTCAAAAAACTCCTCAATCGTAGTTTTCAATCCATGCTCCACATTTGATGTCGAAATAAATTTAGCTATTTCCTTAATTTCAGGAATTGCATTTTCTACAGCCACAGGCATTCCCACGTACTCCAGCAATGGCTTATCATTCCCGCTATCACCAACCGCAATCATTTCTTCTGGCTTTATATTTTCAATTTCTCCCAATTTTTTTAATGTTTTTCCTTTATCCACATTTTTGTTGGCAATTTCTAGGAAGATTGGTTTTGAAATGGCGATAAAATAATCGTTTCCGTGAACTTTATTCATGTGTTCTTCAGCTATTAATACTTCTTCTGGCTTTCCAATAATCATACATTTTGTAGTTTTATCAATTCCTTTTTTCTCCAAGTCTTCAAGTGTATCGAATTTTTGAAATTTCATCTTGCATTGATCGGCTTCATACATTACTCCATCTGTTGCTTCAGTTCCATAAATCGTATCTCCAACGTATAAAATCATTGGAACATTTATCTCCTTTGAAACTTTATAAACGTTTTCAATATCCTTTTTTCCAAGCCCTTCGTGAAAAATTACCTCATTTGTCTTCATATCAATTAATTCTCCACCGTTAAATGCTAGCACATATCCTTCGTATTTATCCATTTGAAGTTCTTTTGCATAATCGAGCATAGCATAACTAGGTCTACCACTCGCAAGCACAAATTTAACTCCTTTTTCCTTCTGAACTTTAATAATCGCCTCAACGTTTTCCTTTGTTATATTATGTTCCTCATCCAGCAATGTTCCATCCATATCAGTCGCAATTAATTTGTAATTCATAAAATCCTCTCACTTTCACTATTTATAATAATTTTTCTAATTCATTCAAATCTTTTTCTGTAGTTGCCCAGCTTGTTGCCAGTCTTATCACTGTGTGTTTTTCATCATATTTTTCCCAGAATGAAAAACTTACTTTTTTTGCCAATTCTTCCATTTTTATATTTTCAATTATGATAAATTGCTGATTTGTAGGTGATTCAAGATAAAATCTGTAATTTTTTTTATGTAGAATATTTTTTAATTTTTCAGATAAATTTACAGTATATTTTCCAATCCTTTTGTACAAATCATTTGAAAATAATGTGTCAAACTGTACTCCAAGCAGTCTTCCCTTAGCAAGTAATGCCCCATGTTGCTTTATTCTTGTTACAAAATTCTTTGGTGTATTATTTTTGGTAAAAATAACTGCTTCTCCAAGTAATGCTCCAGCTTTTGTCCCTCCAAAATAAAAAACATCACAAAGTCGTGCAATATCTGGAAGTGTAACATCCATATCCTTTGCCATAAGCCCGTATGCCAGCCTTGCTCCATCCAAGAATAACGGAATCTTATATTTTTTACAAATTTCTGAAATTTCTGTTAATTCGTTTTTG contains these protein-coding regions:
- a CDS encoding ATPase, whose protein sequence is MKLQEITEKFKNEINQDKISASYLFYGDKRVDLLSYALMFSKMIMTKNVQNEAEKEKIERIIDNFQHPDIEIINKNNENIKIDEVREIIYSSIESSFNSPKKIFILCGIENLRKESSNALLKILEEPPQNVYFILLSRTLNIISTIKSRTIKFHLSGMNNDELGVSKEIYYFFDGNENDILEFKKQNLSLDNIQFQINTVEDILQIIFEMKNYTTGELVIKNNLDLTIKYNKSIELLSQRIRFWDIENVYFFINEIENELKKEKEFLINFLSKIIINVKHSLDADELKKLINLKNSIRSNVNVKSVIFNFFDILQNF
- a CDS encoding AraC family transcriptional regulator codes for the protein MIKAFNETMKYIEETLTDRIDERKIALLSGYSYPLFSRMFSIMVDYPLSEYVRFRKLSCAAIDLRESDEKIIEIAFKYGYESQDSFSLAFKKFHGHTPKEVRKGSAFQIFSPIRLSLSIEGGKNMDIKVMKKSAFKIAGLAERIEEGGNFPNVWDKLFKKVSPEKLENLGNGQSYGACYEIEKNENCESKFTVNYMAGYDIQNVTEANDLGLNILEVPEAEYAVVKLKGIVPNCIHEGWKYVTGTFFPEQGYRHAETPDFEVYGEGNMYSPDYEMELWVPIVKEKI
- a CDS encoding Cof-type HAD-IIB family hydrolase produces the protein MNYKLIATDMDGTLLDEEHNITKENVEAIIKVQKEKGVKFVLASGRPSYAMLDYAKELQMDKYEGYVLAFNGGELIDMKTNEVIFHEGLGKKDIENVYKVSKEINVPMILYVGDTIYGTEATDGVMYEADQCKMKFQKFDTLEDLEKKGIDKTTKCMIIGKPEEVLIAEEHMNKVHGNDYFIAISKPIFLEIANKNVDKGKTLKKLGEIENIKPEEMIAVGDSGNDKPLLEYVGMPVAVENAIPEIKEIAKFISTSNVEHGLKTTIEEFFEF
- a CDS encoding threonine aldolase family protein, translating into MLHFANDYTQGACQEILDAIVKTNFENLSGYGADKYCESAKAKIRKACEVENADVYFLIGGTQTNAVVINSMLQSYEGVIAAETGHISVHEAGAIELTGHKVLTLPHHNGKINVNEVKGYLQTFYADKNHEHMVFPGMVYISHPTEYGTLYTKNELTEISEICKKYKIPLFLDGARLAYGLMAKDMDVTLPDIARLCDVFYFGGTKAGALLGEAVIFTKNNTPKNFVTRIKQHGALLAKGRLLGVQFDTLFSNDLYKRIGKYTVNLSEKLKNILHKKNYRFYLESPTNQQFIIIENIKMEELAKKVSFSFWEKYDEKHTVIRLATSWATTEKDLNELEKLL